From Cecembia calidifontis, one genomic window encodes:
- a CDS encoding Gfo/Idh/MocA family protein — protein sequence MKENLLNNRRGFIKTASITALGLSVLGGQNLAIASKQKGKRVGIIGLDTSHSIAFTKVLNGHQLSGEYLGYHVVAAYPYGSRDIPSSRDRIPGYTEEIQKMGVKVVGSIADLLQQVDVVLLETNDGKLHLEQAMEVFKAGKRMFIDKPITASYADAVKIFEASEKFGIPVFSSSSLRYVKGIEGIEKNKVLGADTFSPATIEPSHPDLYWYGIHGVETLYTVMGTGCESLVRISTENTDVVVGTWKDGRIGTFRGTRTGVHDYGGTVFTTEKNIVLGPYSGYEPLLLEIVKYFETGNVPVQPEETLEILAFMEATDESKKSGGKRVFLDEVKKRNWSRN from the coding sequence ATGAAAGAAAATTTATTAAACAACAGAAGGGGATTTATCAAAACTGCATCCATAACTGCTTTAGGATTAAGTGTTTTAGGAGGTCAAAATCTGGCAATAGCTTCAAAGCAAAAGGGAAAAAGAGTCGGAATCATCGGATTGGACACGTCTCACAGTATTGCCTTTACCAAAGTCTTGAATGGACATCAGTTGTCAGGAGAATATTTGGGTTACCATGTGGTGGCAGCTTATCCCTATGGAAGTAGGGATATCCCTTCCAGTAGGGACCGGATTCCAGGATATACAGAAGAAATTCAGAAAATGGGTGTCAAAGTGGTAGGATCGATTGCAGATCTACTACAACAAGTGGATGTGGTTTTATTGGAAACCAATGATGGCAAACTACACCTGGAGCAGGCGATGGAGGTTTTTAAAGCAGGCAAAAGGATGTTTATTGACAAGCCTATCACCGCTTCTTACGCGGATGCGGTCAAGATATTTGAAGCCTCGGAGAAATTTGGGATTCCCGTATTTTCATCTTCCTCTTTACGTTATGTTAAAGGAATAGAAGGTATTGAAAAAAACAAAGTGCTGGGTGCGGATACGTTTAGCCCTGCGACCATTGAACCTTCCCACCCGGATCTATATTGGTATGGGATTCATGGGGTGGAAACATTATATACGGTCATGGGTACAGGCTGTGAATCCCTGGTGCGGATCAGTACAGAAAATACAGATGTGGTAGTTGGTACATGGAAGGATGGAAGGATAGGGACTTTTCGGGGAACCCGAACTGGGGTGCATGATTATGGAGGAACTGTATTCACTACCGAAAAAAATATTGTCTTAGGGCCTTATTCCGGCTATGAGCCTTTGTTACTGGAAATCGTGAAATACTTCGAAACAGGCAATGTTCCTGTTCAGCCTGAGGAAACACTCGAAATCCTGGCATTCATGGAGGCAACGGATGAAAGTAAAAAATCAGGAGGGAAAAGGGTGTTTTTGGATGAGGTAAAGAAGAGAAATTGGTCAAGGAATTAA
- a CDS encoding nuclear transport factor 2 family protein — protein MKKLWGIFPLFLLLSFVVSAQSSQEKKLRELDLAWERALLESDVAFLENILAEDFIWVHNHASLKDGKTEVVSRARRIQQGQTDNTKGRTSKDQKVIVMGKTAVVSGLTVVDRGPSPTTYHFMRTYVQTRKGYKLLANHTMAIPDEEL, from the coding sequence ATGAAAAAGCTTTGGGGGATTTTCCCCCTTTTTCTTCTTTTGTCTTTTGTTGTCTCGGCACAAAGCTCCCAGGAAAAAAAACTACGGGAACTTGATTTGGCTTGGGAAAGAGCCCTACTGGAATCGGATGTGGCTTTTTTGGAAAATATCCTTGCTGAAGATTTTATTTGGGTACATAATCATGCCAGTTTGAAGGATGGAAAGACTGAGGTGGTGTCCAGAGCAAGAAGAATTCAACAGGGGCAAACGGACAATACCAAGGGAAGAACCTCAAAAGACCAAAAGGTCATCGTGATGGGGAAGACAGCGGTGGTGAGTGGACTTACCGTAGTGGACCGAGGACCAAGTCCTACTACTTATCATTTTATGAGGACTTATGTTCAGACAAGAAAAGGATATAAGCTTTTAGCCAATCATACCATGGCAATTCCTGATGAGGAGTTGTAG
- a CDS encoding Fic family protein: MVNPTLKDELPAIKNVIAKNTYGASIEDIMSGCGLNLELRTLQRRLKKLKEEGIIFTTGGSKSTRYHLSYSDHLVRESEQEKLIRPKREGFSISKESEKIISYLSNPLSDRKKVGYNVEFLDSYRPNIDAYLSDEDIHKLTLLGYTNSQNQPAGTHAREILNRLLIDLSWNSSRLEGNTYSLLDTQRLLELGESAEGKSLEEAQMIINHKDAIEFLVDLGEELDFKPYILLNIHALLAENLMKEQASLGRLRSMPVGIFQSAYTPLSIPQLIVAQFELLLKKVMEIRNPFEQAFFMMVHLPYLQPFDDVNKRTSRLAANIPLIKSNLSPISFVEVPSTIYTQGILGVYELNQVDLLKDVFMWAYEKSAVRYAAIRQTISEPDPFRTKYRDDIKKLIMKIVSENLNPNEGSQLILSTANHLPKEDRDRFREMVEGDLLVLNEGNFARFRVSLSEFKRWKENWSRKV, from the coding sequence ATGGTTAATCCCACCTTAAAAGATGAGCTTCCTGCTATCAAAAATGTGATCGCAAAAAACACATATGGTGCCTCCATTGAGGACATCATGAGTGGCTGTGGGCTTAATCTGGAATTGAGAACCTTGCAGCGTAGGCTTAAAAAACTAAAAGAGGAAGGAATTATTTTCACAACCGGAGGCTCAAAATCCACCAGATACCATTTATCTTATTCAGATCATTTGGTCAGAGAAAGTGAACAGGAAAAGTTGATACGGCCCAAAAGAGAAGGTTTTTCTATTTCCAAAGAAAGTGAAAAAATCATTTCTTACCTTTCAAATCCCCTATCGGATAGGAAAAAAGTTGGCTACAATGTGGAGTTTTTAGATTCCTATAGACCCAATATAGATGCTTACCTTTCAGATGAAGACATCCATAAGCTGACTTTACTGGGATATACCAATAGTCAGAATCAGCCTGCAGGTACGCATGCCAGAGAAATCCTTAACCGACTGTTGATTGACCTTTCTTGGAACTCCAGCAGGTTGGAAGGTAACACCTATTCTTTGTTGGACACTCAGAGGCTGCTTGAATTGGGTGAATCTGCTGAGGGCAAGTCCTTAGAAGAGGCGCAAATGATCATCAACCACAAAGATGCTATTGAGTTTTTAGTGGATTTAGGGGAGGAGTTGGACTTTAAGCCTTATATCTTGTTGAACATTCATGCACTACTTGCGGAAAACCTCATGAAGGAACAGGCATCTTTGGGAAGGTTAAGGTCAATGCCTGTCGGTATCTTCCAGTCAGCTTATACGCCACTTTCCATACCCCAATTGATAGTGGCCCAATTTGAGTTACTCCTAAAAAAAGTCATGGAAATCAGGAATCCTTTCGAACAGGCATTCTTTATGATGGTGCATTTACCCTATTTGCAGCCATTTGATGATGTCAATAAGAGGACTTCAAGGTTGGCGGCCAATATACCCTTGATCAAAAGCAACCTTTCCCCAATTTCCTTTGTGGAAGTTCCCAGCACGATTTATACTCAAGGGATTCTTGGGGTATATGAATTGAATCAAGTCGATTTGTTGAAGGATGTGTTTATGTGGGCTTACGAAAAATCCGCTGTCCGCTATGCGGCCATAAGACAGACAATCAGTGAGCCTGATCCCTTCCGAACCAAATACCGGGATGATATTAAAAAGCTGATTATGAAGATTGTTTCAGAAAACTTAAACCCAAATGAAGGCAGTCAACTGATTCTATCTACAGCAAATCATCTTCCAAAAGAAGACAGAGATAGATTCAGGGAAATGGTGGAAGGTGACCTACTTGTACTCAATGAGGGCAATTTCGCCCGGTTCAGGGTTTCTCTGTCCGAATTCAAGAGATGGAAAGAAAATTGGTCAAGGAAGGTTTAA
- a CDS encoding IS5 family transposase, with product MQQFGISGIFSDFQGVQVQGIMAKTTKRRAPRSEYISPSQLTLVGFETPFYNQLDPDNRWVVLSNQIPWDELVGLFLKHNPVRQTGRPSLNPRILIGAVIIKHILNLDDRETVAQITENMYLQYFLGYSSYTKEAPFDPSLFVDIRKRLSEELIAEMNEKIHGFSMERSASNPDKDKKDNGPSGGEGVSHKGEVIFDATVCPQDIAYPTDIGLLNKAREISEEIIDELHYKNRVGKKPRTYREKARKTYLKVAQNKNPSKKTIRKGIKAQLEYLRRNFKTIEKQLDGFESFPLEHKLQRQYWIIQTLYMQQLGMYKDKTHQVDDRIVSIHEPHVRPIVRGKARAKTEFGAKIHLSMVDGYSFLDKVSWDAYNEGSQLTEYVENYRERFGFYPAKVLADKLYCSRENRKWLKEKGIKLAAKPMGRPSAKAVENHVSPGERNPIEGKFGQAKNGYGMNRVRARLKDTSQSWIASIILVLNLVKLAGEALLWLGFSAWEDLKAAILHSVKNILDDIKQKNQLRIKSGLVLNKMLI from the coding sequence TTGCAACAGTTCGGAATTTCGGGGATTTTTTCTGATTTTCAGGGAGTACAAGTGCAAGGTATTATGGCAAAGACCACCAAAAGGCGTGCACCACGCAGTGAATACATCAGTCCCAGTCAGCTAACATTAGTGGGTTTTGAGACTCCATTTTATAACCAGCTTGATCCCGACAATCGCTGGGTTGTTCTCAGCAATCAGATTCCCTGGGATGAACTCGTTGGACTGTTTCTCAAACATAATCCTGTGAGGCAGACCGGCCGTCCATCACTGAATCCACGCATACTGATCGGGGCAGTGATCATCAAGCATATTCTCAATCTTGATGACAGAGAGACAGTTGCCCAGATTACGGAGAATATGTATTTACAGTATTTTCTTGGCTACAGTTCCTACACCAAAGAAGCCCCTTTTGACCCTTCCCTGTTTGTGGATATCAGAAAGCGGCTGAGTGAGGAGCTTATCGCGGAGATGAATGAAAAAATACACGGCTTTTCGATGGAAAGGTCAGCTTCAAACCCGGACAAAGATAAAAAGGACAACGGCCCGTCGGGAGGAGAAGGAGTAAGCCACAAGGGTGAGGTCATCTTCGATGCCACTGTCTGCCCGCAGGATATTGCTTATCCCACCGATATAGGACTGCTCAACAAGGCCAGGGAAATATCAGAGGAAATCATAGATGAACTCCATTACAAAAACCGTGTAGGCAAAAAGCCCAGGACTTACCGGGAGAAAGCGAGGAAAACCTACCTGAAAGTAGCCCAGAACAAGAACCCTTCAAAGAAAACCATCAGGAAGGGGATAAAGGCCCAGCTAGAATATCTCAGAAGAAACTTCAAAACGATAGAAAAGCAGCTCGATGGCTTCGAGAGCTTCCCCCTTGAACACAAGCTACAGCGCCAATACTGGATCATCCAGACGCTTTACATGCAGCAGCTCGGAATGTATAAAGACAAGACCCATCAGGTAGATGACAGGATAGTGAGTATCCACGAGCCCCATGTCCGCCCAATCGTGCGGGGAAAAGCCAGGGCAAAGACGGAATTCGGGGCCAAGATCCACTTGAGCATGGTTGACGGTTACTCCTTTCTGGACAAGGTATCATGGGATGCTTACAACGAGGGTTCCCAGCTTACAGAATACGTGGAAAATTACCGGGAAAGGTTTGGGTTCTACCCTGCAAAGGTTCTTGCTGACAAGCTGTACTGCAGCAGGGAGAACAGGAAATGGCTGAAAGAAAAAGGGATAAAACTGGCGGCCAAACCAATGGGAAGGCCATCGGCCAAGGCAGTGGAAAACCACGTAAGTCCCGGAGAGAGGAACCCGATAGAAGGGAAATTCGGTCAGGCAAAGAACGGGTACGGAATGAACCGTGTCAGGGCAAGGCTCAAAGATACCAGTCAATCGTGGATAGCCTCCATCATCTTAGTGCTCAACCTGGTCAAATTGGCCGGGGAGGCACTCCTTTGGCTGGGTTTTTCAGCATGGGAAGACCTCAAAGCTGCAATATTACATAGTGTTAAAAATATCTTAGATGATATAAAACAGAAAAACCAGCTCAGAATAAAATCTGGGCTGGTTTTAAATAAAATGTTGATATGA
- a CDS encoding IS4 family transposase encodes MSNITLFSQIIKKIERSIFKKLVEEKQTDKGCKGFDSWTHLVSMLFCHFAKSTSVRDISNGLRSATGNLNHLGIAKAPSKSSISYQNKRRDSDLFKELYYGLLKHLGQQASLSRVKLRIKAPVYLLDSTVVSLCLSMFDWATFRTKKGAVKMHTLLDYDGKLPVYVNITEGSMADNKGAYDIPLEKGSVIVADRYYNDFPMLNIWDSKGVFFVIRHKDNLKFSTINERRLPENTAQEVLIDEEIELVNPQSKVKYPGKLRRVAVWDEKNRQTVELITNNFKWSAKTIGDLYRCRWEIEIFFRDIKQLLHIKTFIGTSKNAVMIQIWTALITILLLKVMKATAKFGWHLSNLVAFIRLNIFVKIELQKWLDKPFEDHEKPPQKSQQGVLFPDYR; translated from the coding sequence ATGAGTAATATTACATTGTTTTCTCAGATTATTAAAAAAATCGAGCGTTCAATTTTCAAGAAACTGGTTGAAGAGAAGCAAACGGACAAGGGCTGCAAAGGCTTTGACAGCTGGACGCATTTGGTTTCCATGCTTTTTTGCCATTTTGCCAAAAGTACTTCTGTAAGGGATATTTCAAACGGCCTGCGTTCGGCCACGGGGAACCTCAACCATCTGGGGATTGCCAAGGCACCATCCAAGTCCAGTATCAGTTATCAGAACAAGCGCAGGGACTCTGACCTGTTCAAGGAGCTGTATTACGGGCTTCTGAAGCATTTAGGACAGCAGGCGTCCCTGAGCAGGGTAAAACTACGGATCAAGGCTCCCGTCTATCTGCTCGACTCCACGGTGGTAAGTCTTTGCCTTTCGATGTTTGACTGGGCAACCTTCAGGACCAAAAAGGGTGCTGTAAAGATGCATACGCTTCTGGACTATGACGGGAAACTCCCTGTTTATGTGAATATTACAGAAGGAAGTATGGCAGACAATAAAGGCGCTTATGATATTCCTTTGGAGAAAGGATCCGTTATAGTGGCGGACCGCTATTACAATGACTTTCCGATGCTCAACATTTGGGACAGCAAGGGGGTCTTTTTCGTCATAAGGCACAAGGATAACCTTAAGTTCAGCACAATCAATGAACGTCGACTCCCTGAAAATACTGCACAGGAAGTACTGATAGACGAAGAAATTGAACTGGTAAACCCGCAGTCAAAAGTGAAGTACCCCGGAAAACTCAGAAGAGTGGCTGTATGGGACGAAAAAAACCGACAGACCGTCGAACTGATTACCAATAACTTCAAATGGTCAGCAAAGACAATCGGTGATCTTTACCGGTGCCGATGGGAGATTGAGATCTTCTTCAGGGACATCAAGCAGTTACTCCATATCAAAACCTTTATCGGAACATCGAAAAATGCCGTGATGATCCAGATATGGACCGCGCTGATCACCATTCTGCTCCTAAAAGTGATGAAGGCAACCGCTAAATTCGGATGGCATCTGTCCAATCTGGTTGCATTTATCAGACTGAACATATTCGTTAAAATAGAGCTGCAAAAGTGGCTGGACAAACCCTTTGAAGACCATGAAAAACCTCCTCAAAAAAGCCAACAGGGGGTTCTATTTCCGGATTACAGATAA
- a CDS encoding nucleoside hydrolase-like domain-containing protein, translated as MRVIYNSDQFWCFAYPWPRRVREPLQYYLSGEFFKEYILFERGPLMAAYYTWGDGRQIDNDPEHDHGDMEVMSKYRRNQYDFISEGDSPAYFYLLDVGLRSHEDPSYGGWGGRFIQSNENPKRWEDGQQVTDFNPYTQQDDPTFPQTRWIKDFFVKSHGSFHINDRYFEPAYSHMILHRELGLENKFK; from the coding sequence GTGAGGGTTATCTATAATTCCGATCAATTTTGGTGCTTTGCCTATCCATGGCCCAGAAGGGTGCGTGAACCTTTGCAGTATTACCTTTCAGGAGAATTTTTCAAGGAGTACATTTTATTTGAGAGGGGCCCTTTGATGGCCGCCTATTATACCTGGGGTGATGGCCGACAGATTGACAATGACCCTGAGCATGACCATGGCGATATGGAGGTCATGTCCAAATATAGAAGGAATCAATATGATTTTATCTCAGAAGGGGATTCTCCGGCTTATTTTTACTTATTGGACGTTGGATTAAGAAGTCATGAGGATCCAAGCTACGGAGGTTGGGGAGGAAGATTCATCCAATCTAATGAAAATCCCAAGCGATGGGAAGATGGGCAGCAGGTGACAGACTTTAATCCATACACCCAACAAGATGATCCCACTTTCCCGCAAACGCGATGGATCAAAGACTTTTTCGTAAAAAGCCATGGCTCTTTCCATATTAATGACCGGTATTTCGAACCAGCTTACAGTCACATGATTCTTCATCGTGAATTGGGTTTAGAGAATAAATTTAAGTAG
- a CDS encoding arylsulfatase, protein MKNSFLFCVVLLMIGILSLISCQGKKSDAIPKKQPNIVFILADDLGYGDLGFLGQKVIETPNLDRLAAEGMFFSNHYSGATVCAPSRSALMTGLHTGHTPIRGNFEIQPEGQYPLSDTLLTLPKLFQRAGYATGAFGKWGLGFVGTEGDPNNQGFDQFFGYNCQRIAHRYYPEYLWKNKEKVFLPGNDWKQKSTYAPDIIHQESLKFLEENSHKPFFMFVPMVMPHAELAIPEGDLLDYYRNKIGDEEPHLAKKGSDYGDDPFDIPGYQSNPYPRASYAAMVALLDRQVGEIIKKLEDLGLIDNTIIIFASDNGPHVEGGNDPDYFDSNGIFRGYKRDLYEGGIKTPLIVKWPGIIKKGSTSEHISAFWDFLPTFAEIIGQEVPQTVDGISFLPTLKGESNQRTHEYLYWEFHELGGRQAIRKGDWKAVKYGVKNNPQAAMELYNLKEDPSESQNIADRYPDIAQEMTGLFNQARIPNPIFKFFE, encoded by the coding sequence ATGAAAAACAGTTTTCTATTTTGTGTGGTTTTGTTAATGATAGGTATTTTATCACTGATTTCTTGTCAGGGAAAAAAATCAGACGCAATTCCTAAAAAACAACCTAACATTGTATTCATATTAGCGGATGACCTGGGTTATGGAGATTTGGGATTTCTTGGTCAAAAGGTAATTGAAACCCCAAATCTTGACAGATTGGCGGCAGAAGGGATGTTTTTCTCGAATCATTATTCAGGAGCTACAGTTTGTGCTCCTTCACGCTCAGCGCTGATGACTGGACTACACACAGGGCATACTCCCATAAGGGGAAATTTTGAGATACAGCCGGAGGGACAGTACCCATTATCTGATACCTTGTTGACATTGCCCAAGCTTTTTCAGCGGGCAGGATATGCCACCGGGGCATTTGGAAAATGGGGTTTGGGATTTGTCGGAACAGAAGGCGATCCCAACAATCAAGGCTTTGACCAATTTTTCGGATATAATTGCCAGCGCATTGCCCATCGTTACTATCCCGAATACCTTTGGAAAAACAAAGAAAAGGTGTTTCTCCCCGGAAATGATTGGAAACAGAAAAGTACCTATGCACCTGATATTATTCATCAGGAATCTTTGAAATTTCTAGAAGAAAATTCCCACAAACCTTTTTTTATGTTTGTTCCCATGGTAATGCCCCATGCGGAATTAGCCATTCCAGAAGGGGATTTGTTGGATTATTATAGAAATAAAATAGGAGACGAGGAGCCACATCTGGCAAAGAAAGGATCTGACTACGGGGATGATCCTTTTGATATCCCGGGTTATCAATCCAATCCCTACCCCAGGGCGAGCTATGCAGCCATGGTAGCTTTATTGGACCGTCAGGTGGGGGAGATTATTAAAAAATTAGAGGATTTGGGTTTGATTGACAATACCATTATAATTTTTGCATCTGATAATGGCCCCCATGTCGAAGGCGGGAATGATCCTGATTATTTTGATAGCAATGGTATTTTCAGGGGATACAAAAGAGACCTTTACGAAGGGGGGATAAAAACACCTCTTATTGTCAAATGGCCTGGAATCATAAAAAAGGGAAGTACTTCTGAACATATTTCGGCTTTTTGGGATTTCTTGCCCACTTTTGCTGAAATTATTGGCCAAGAAGTCCCTCAAACTGTAGACGGTATTTCATTTCTGCCCACCCTAAAAGGCGAGTCCAACCAAAGAACCCATGAATACCTGTATTGGGAATTTCATGAACTCGGGGGGAGGCAGGCCATCAGAAAAGGTGATTGGAAAGCAGTGAAATATGGGGTAAAAAACAATCCGCAGGCAGCCATGGAATTGTATAATTTGAAGGAAGATCCTTCAGAATCCCAAAATATTGCGGATAGGTACCCGGATATCGCTCAGGAAATGACGGGCTTATTTAATCAAGCCCGTATTCCTAATCCTATTTTCAAGTTTTTCGAGTAG
- a CDS encoding sulfatase-like hydrolase/transferase, with translation MHNLFSVLKLAILLGLIPLLCSFSSEKPIAKPNIVWFVSEDNAPYLGVYGNPYVHTPNLDKFAASSVLYENAFSNAPVCAPSRSGIITGVLPVSMGTQHMRSEVKIDDQIRFFTSLLQENGYYTTLRRKRDYNIVRDDLSWDDDDWWDKEDALNGRKENQPFFLFYNTFMTHEDKLHGPQKIEEYFQATFSRLGKRAVDSLRQTIHVIDPDKISVPEYLPDIPEVRKDLAHYYQCMEMMDLEFKLFLDYLKSIGELENTIVIYASDHGGVMGRSKRFAFETGLKVPLMIRFPEKYQHMAPYPSGSRVSDLVTFLDLTPSILSMAGVPVPEFMQGSPLFVKENQEPNEFVFGFRDRMDEAYDQVRIVRNKKYRYIQSYMPQRIYGQHIDYLWKAPHVPAWENLNAEGLTDNITGQFWKPKPSESLYDVENDPFETKNLASDPRYASVVEEMRYLTMEYLKSIGDLGFVPEGILWENYQQKGLIYQKQFSKEILDRLIEMAFQAVNNPSQELAKQLSFDENPAFRFWGAMAYLQNGEMTPEIYKDLMELSKDERGDVRVMAAESLYLLGKESDASVILEKEFSSENPFVIIRALGVLISLNMDSKRFGQRLIALSERRFVQGEEYIRKQVAYLINNNIKHVGTISSSE, from the coding sequence ATGCATAATCTTTTTTCAGTATTAAAATTGGCTATTTTATTAGGACTAATTCCTTTACTTTGTTCTTTTTCATCAGAAAAGCCAATTGCCAAACCTAATATCGTTTGGTTTGTCAGTGAGGATAACGCGCCTTATTTGGGAGTTTATGGTAATCCTTATGTCCATACCCCAAATTTGGACAAGTTTGCTGCCTCATCTGTTTTATACGAAAACGCATTTTCCAATGCGCCTGTTTGTGCCCCTTCAAGATCTGGGATCATTACCGGGGTATTGCCGGTAAGCATGGGGACACAGCATATGCGGTCTGAAGTTAAAATTGATGATCAGATTAGATTTTTTACGTCTTTGTTGCAGGAAAATGGGTATTATACTACGCTAAGAAGGAAAAGGGATTATAATATTGTCAGAGATGATTTATCCTGGGATGATGATGATTGGTGGGATAAGGAAGACGCTTTGAATGGAAGAAAAGAAAATCAGCCTTTTTTTCTTTTTTACAATACCTTCATGACGCATGAGGATAAACTTCACGGACCACAGAAGATTGAAGAGTATTTTCAGGCAACTTTTTCAAGATTAGGAAAAAGAGCAGTTGACAGTTTAAGACAAACTATTCACGTCATTGACCCTGATAAAATTTCTGTTCCCGAATATTTACCGGATATTCCTGAAGTAAGGAAAGACCTGGCGCATTATTACCAATGCATGGAAATGATGGACCTGGAATTCAAGTTGTTCCTTGATTATTTGAAGTCAATAGGTGAGCTTGAAAATACCATAGTCATTTATGCTTCAGACCATGGCGGAGTAATGGGCAGGAGCAAACGGTTTGCTTTTGAGACGGGGTTAAAAGTCCCTTTAATGATCAGGTTCCCAGAAAAATACCAACATATGGCGCCTTACCCTTCCGGAAGCAGGGTATCGGATTTGGTTACTTTTTTGGATCTTACGCCCAGTATATTGAGTATGGCTGGTGTGCCGGTTCCGGAATTTATGCAGGGAAGTCCGCTTTTTGTAAAAGAGAATCAGGAGCCAAATGAATTTGTGTTTGGGTTTAGGGACCGAATGGATGAAGCCTATGACCAAGTCAGGATTGTAAGAAATAAAAAGTACCGTTACATTCAAAGCTACATGCCCCAAAGGATCTATGGCCAGCATATTGACTATCTGTGGAAGGCTCCCCATGTCCCCGCATGGGAAAATTTAAATGCTGAGGGATTGACGGATAACATTACAGGACAGTTTTGGAAACCGAAGCCTTCAGAATCATTGTATGATGTAGAAAATGACCCTTTTGAGACAAAAAACCTGGCCTCAGACCCGAGATATGCTTCAGTTGTAGAGGAAATGCGTTACCTAACAATGGAGTATTTGAAAAGTATTGGAGATCTAGGCTTTGTTCCTGAAGGGATTTTGTGGGAGAATTACCAACAGAAAGGTTTGATTTACCAGAAACAATTTTCTAAAGAAATTTTAGACCGATTGATTGAAATGGCATTTCAAGCTGTCAATAACCCAAGTCAAGAACTTGCTAAGCAACTTTCTTTTGATGAAAATCCGGCTTTTCGTTTTTGGGGGGCCATGGCATACCTACAAAATGGAGAAATGACACCAGAAATCTATAAAGATTTGATGGAACTTTCTAAGGATGAAAGAGGAGATGTAAGGGTGATGGCAGCAGAAAGTCTTTACCTTTTGGGAAAGGAATCAGATGCTTCCGTAATTCTGGAGAAAGAGTTCTCTTCGGAAAATCCATTTGTAATTATCAGGGCGTTAGGTGTCCTCATTAGTTTAAATATGGACAGTAAGCGCTTTGGACAAAGATTGATAGCGCTAAGTGAAAGGAGGTTTGTTCAGGGAGAAGAGTACATTAGAAAACAAGTTGCTTATTTGATAAACAATAATATCAAGCATGTTGGAACCATTAGCTCATCTGAATAA